The window GCATGGCAAGAAAGTAGGACAATACAACACACAGGTGCAACATAGACACTACATACTGGATATTTGTGCAACGCTTAATTATCCCATGACACTAAAATACAGGAAAATAACCAGAAATATGAGATAGAATTAGTAGACAAGCAGCAGATTAGCCATTCATCTGTGGACCTATCTCTACGGTTGTCTGGCCGCTGCTGCTCCAAGGAGCAGCTTTTCCTTTCTGCACCAGTGTTATATCCTACTAGCACGGCAAGTAAGTAGGACAATACAACACATGTGCAACATAGACACTACATACTGGATATTTGTGCATTGCTAAATTACCCTATGTCTCTAAATACAGGAAAATAATCATTCAAAATGTGAGATAGAATTAGTAGACAAGCAGCAGATTAGCCATTCATCTGTGGATCTATCTCTACGGTTGTCTGGCCGCTGCTGCTCCAAGGAGCAACTTTTCCTTTCTGCACCAGTGTTATATCCTACTAGCACCGCAAGTAGGACAATACATCACAGGTGCAACAGACACTACATACTGGATGTCTCTAAAATACAGGAAAATAATCATTAGAAATGTGAGATAGAATTAGTAGACAAGCAGCAGATTAGCCATTCATCTGTGGATCTATCTCTACGGTTGTCTGGCCGCTGCTGCTCCAAGGAGCAGCTTTTCCTTTTTGCACCAATGTAAATACCCCACAAACACAGTCAGAGAGCAGGGCATACAAAGCAGAGGTGCAACAATTCTCACTTCCTTACGAACTGTGCAAACACACATAAAACATGCATTTTCATCCTCTGTCAACATCAAGTTTCAAGAAAGAATGAATCATTTTGCAAAGAAAAGAAAATGTCAAGTAAACCTAGATATTCACCAATTGGATAAGAGGGCTGTGCGCGCAAGTAAGCAATCAGAGAACTTTGAAATCATATACGGATGTATCAGCATCAGATACTTCAGATCACATGAGTTCTCATTTTTCTTCACAACTTAAAACATGCATATTTTTCCCTCGGCAACAAGAGTGTACACATATGGCAATGAAGATAAGAAAAATGCAAAGGTAAATCTAGATAGGCACCAATTGGATAAGATCCACAGTAGGTAGACTTCAGATGTGTTGATTTCCTTGGCTATAGTACATCTAACAGAAATCAGGTAAGCAAAACTTCAGATGTGTTGATTCCTCATTTTGCTTCTATGTTGCATCTAGCAGAAATCAGGTAAGCAAAACACATCAAGCTACACATGAGATTTGAACATGAAGCGATCAGAGAACTTTGAAGACCATGTAGGTAATATCCACAGCATAAATTCAGATGATTTCGCCTCCTCATTTCGCTTCTAAACAACTGTAACATCATCATGTGCTCGACAAAATCGATCTAAAACATACTAAGCGAATCCAAACTACAGAACACCAAGGTGAATGTGGACAGAAAAATTGATTCCGAGGAAAATCGCTGGCTTCCACAGAAGTAACATAGCCCATGTCCAACTGGATTGATTTTGCACCCATAGATACCCTTTTCCCGCAGTTTTCCCTGCTCCAAACCTCAACAGCACAGGGGGCTAATGGTGCGAGTTAACCATAACATAACCATCAAATCCAAGAAACAATAGAAAGAAAAGCATGTGCTCTAGCAATCAGCACTCAAAAGTGGCCAAGATGCAAACAAACGCGATGAACAAACGAAAAAAAAAATAAGCAAAAGCTGGAGATCTGAGAGATGTTCCGCTAAGCTGtcgctggcggcggctagggttccaagGTTTGGAGGAGACGAGGGTTTGCCTCTGCGGTACATATGGGCAGGATGGGGAGGGAACGAGTCTTCCAAGATATAAATGGGCTGGGCTGACGACTTTGGGCTTAACTGGGCCAGCTCTCCATCCGCTCGACTTAACTGGGACCCTCAATAAACAAACTGGGCCAgctctccatcctctcttataccTGTGAGATATGAGACAACAAAGAAAAACCTGTGTggattctcaaaaaaaaactgTGTCTTCTAAAAAAAACTGTGAGATATTCTCCCCCTAAAAAAACTGTGAGATATTctttccaaaaaagaaaaaaacagtgatatactttcggaaaaaaaaaacaaggagaaaatagCTCATTTGAATAGAAATTAGAATGGATTCTGCTTTACTGATTTTGTTATGCATTATCTGTTCATGGTTCTACATTTTGTGAGCTTTCGTTATCTGCTAGTGAATCACACTACCAATTCAATCCTTCCATCTCCATCACAAAAATTCTATTTTCatgaatacgcaaagcttgcgtatcttTTCATCGATAAAGAGAAAAGTGACAGCATAAAGATCACAACAGCTCACCGGGCCTTGTACACAACATGGCATGCCAGTGAGCAGCGGAGCATACAGAGAAATAGAGGGGATGCTCAGCCCCacatcacaaaaaaactcattcgtTTGATTCACATGTGCATATATACAAGAACCAGAGGTTCACAAATTCACAGTGATGGAAATGAAACGAGCAATTAAACACCGTAAGTATACAACATGCTTCTGTTTTAATCGATCACCAGCAGTAAGTATGACAAGGAGTCACTAAATCTCCACGGACATATAGGTCGCCGAGTAGTCGGGCATCCTGTGCAGCCGCGTGAGGATGCCCTCGGCGGCCTGCTTGGCGCCGGCGTCGCCCTTGTGGAAGGCGCTCACCAGCGCCGACGGCAGCACCCTGTCTCCGGTCACCTCCCTCACGCACCGGTCGTCGCCGTGCGCTAGGAACTTGTCCACCATGCAGAAGCACTTGTGCCACAGCACGTTCTCCCTGTGCTGCCTCAGCGCCCCGAGCACGCGCCGAGGGGCGTCCAGCTCCGCGAGGGCGGACACGCTCCTCTCCACGTCCACCCGGTCGTCGACGAGCGTGCACAATGCTCCCAGCGCGGCCTCCACGACCCGGGGGCTGTCGCTCTCGAGGCAGCCGAGGAGACCCTCGACGGCCCCGGCCTCGAGGAGGCAGAAGGATGTCACCGTGGAGCAGACTCCCCGGTGCACCGGGCAGACGGGTTGTTGGTGTTGGAGGGTCTTGTTGCCTTGCACCCTTGTGGTCATTAGGCGCTTCAGCATTGTCTTCTTCTTTGGCCGTGGGTCCTCCTCCGGCGGCATCTGCGACAGCTTGATGGACTGGTAGCTGAGGTTTTCTAGCCCCACGGCGGCGAGCCGCTGCACCTCAGCGCTTCCGGCAGCTCCGGCGAGGAGTTCAGTCAGCACCGAGGCCAAGCTGTGGTCCATCACTTCCTTCAGAACGGTCGGGTTGTACAGCGTCGCGGTGAGCCGCACCAGCGAGCCCACCAGGCCCTCCATGTACTGTACCGCGTACCTGCTCCTTCTCTTTGCACTGCTCTGCATCTCTTCTATCCCGCTCAGCAGAACCGACACGGCGCCCTCCTGCACCAGCGCAAGGTTGAGCGAGATGTTTCGATGTGGTAGCCTTGAGAGGAGTGTCACCGAAGCAGCATGCCGCTCGGTGATTTGCCTGGCATGGCTGATGCTTTTGACTAGCCTGCCCGGCTGCCCCTGCGTCTTGCAGAGCCTCTCGGCGATGGTGTGGCCAATGTGCGCAGACAGAGTAATGAGCAGCCTCGTCGCAGCAATGCTAAGCGCCTCCATTGGGGAGCTCATGAGCTCCACAATGGCATGGCCGCGGTGGTTCTCCCTGACGACTGAGACCATGACATCCAGGGGCTTGGCGAATGCGGTGAGCGCGAGCAGTAGGCGGATGATGCTGAGGTTGAAGTCATCGGGTATGAAGCACTTGAGCATGCACACAAAGTTATAGATGCAATACTTGGACGTGAGGACGTGGCCTTCCTTGTTCACCACGGTGGTGTCTGGATCAATGCCGGACTCAACAATGTTGGCTAGGGCGGTGGCAGCCTTGGCCTTGTAGCTCTCGGGTTCGTCATCTATCTTCCTTATGAAAAGCTCCTCGACCATGACCAGGACAGCACCTGCCTCAACGAGCACCTTGCTGTTGGGGTGGTGCGAGGAAAGCTGGACCAGCACATCGAGTGCTGCCTTATGGACCACCTTGTTGCAACTGCGCACCATCTTGATGAGGACGCCCGACGTGCTCTCCGTGATTTCAATGGTGACTTCCTGGTATAGGACCAACTCGCTTAGGTAGCTGATCATCTCCATCTGCACCTCTTCAGGACCTGTTTTGGAATCTTCATGTCAGcttaaagttcaattaattatagGAGCAACAGGCCTGAGTCTCAAAACCCTTATTTGGGATGTTAAGTTGAGGCAATCCTAACATGTGCAGCTGTAGTGGAACAACTATTAAATGACAAGGGGGTTTATACTTTGTGAAAATCTAGGTGGTTCAAATACAATCAGACTTGCAAGAAAACAATAGCAGATATGCTCTCTTACTGTGCTTAACTAGCATAACACACTTTAATGAACCAAAAAAACGTTATGAAATTTCTTCAGAGGCATACCTTCAACAAGATGACTCCAAAGGGGTTCTAGGTAGCCACTTTCGGCCATGTACTTGATGTTCTTTGGACACTTTTCCAGGTTCTTGAGGACTGCTCCAGATTTCTCAGCAGCAACTGGATCATCAGAATCATTAATCTTCATTGTGGTGAGAATCAGAATACTTCCAGCAGTTGACCCAATTTTCTCCAGCAATAACTGAGACTCTGAAAGCTCTAGCAACAAAGAGACAGCCGCGTGCCTTTCATCAATAGTACTACTTGACAGTAGCTTAACTGTCCTGGCAATGGCCTTGGTTTTTCCAATGATTTCCTGTAATATGCAGCAATTGTTAAAATTCCATCATAATATGCAGCACAGACTTGGTGCCAAGCAGCCGATcagttaagtactccctccgtaaagaaatataagagtgcttagatcactaaagtagttatctaagcactcttatatttctttacagagggagtacttgtgtATGCTATTCTAAATTGTAGATGAGTTTACGTAGGGACAAGAAGTTCCTTCTTACCCTTCCTTCTTCATCCTTAACTAACAAGGACAAAAGCTCCAATGTGTCAAGCCGAATCTGTTCATTGTGGTTGTCCAACAAACGTGATAGGACCTTGGTGACACCAATTTTATGCATCAGCTCCTTGTTCTTCCCCCTCAGCTTGGCCAGCGATTTCAGCTCATGTATGGCCTCGAGCACCATAGCCTCACTAGTCGACAAAGAGAGCGCAGTTCGCGCAACTCTAATCCGCATTGCCTCATTCCTCATTCCCCATTCTGCAATCACACTCTTCAGGGAAGCATTACTCATCACTGCCTTACTCTGCAATGGAGCTTTTGTGACAGGGCAGCAGACAGGTTCCAAACTGTCTGCAGACCTCGCAAAATGCTCCTCTATGGCTCTCCTGTCATATGTCACACCGCCCACTGTCATCACAGGATCAGTCATCACCTCTTTTGTCAGTGGACAGAAGAATCCATCATACAGAGGCTCAACATATTCTGTGACCTCTGGGAGAGAGTTAAACGTCTGCCCGCCAAATTCATGTGATTCATGGTACATTCCCTGCAGAAAGTCCACCAGCCTCGGCATGTCACTCTCGTAGACAGACCTCCTATTGGGTATGTCAGTCACTGCATTCATGGACATAGCAACATCGGTGTAGCCCCTCCTTGAGTTTGACTTCATTGCCACGTCAGTGTAAGCATTGTTGCCAAGTGCTGATGCTGGTATCCTGCCAAGATGATCACATATGTTCTGAATGACACTCTCCAGGTCATGTGCTATGCTTTGCATCTCATCATCTGTGAGTTGCAGCGCTCTTCCTCTGCACCTTACAGTGATGTCTTTAGCAAGGTTGACACTGGCAAATAGAGATTCCAGTATCTGTGTCATATTGATTGGGGCCCTGCGAGCTGTTTGACGCTCCATTATGGCCTTGCTAGATGCCATGGAGTCCTCTTGGCTAAAATCGGCAGCGGGTACTATCAACATGACTGCATATCCAAACAGAAGCAGACAACAACAATGCAAATTATCGTTCAGATATGGGAGATAATTATATGCTAGAAAAACAGTGTGACATATTGGACTAGATGCATAGAATTTTCCTGAAGATCGAAGATTTTTCAGAACAACCAAAATCATTGTAAGAGCATAAGCAGAAGGCTTAAGCTACTCAACGATTACTCAAAGTATACCTGTATTTGTTTTTGGCATTATCATCCGGTGTTCCTCTTATAGCATGACTATTTTTCTAACTGACTAAATTAGAGATGTAAAGGCAACAGCCTTTTCTGCCTGAAGTATATCGATCACAAAAGACACCTAAAAACTATGAAATTGTAATCCTTAGGGAGGCAAAGCATAATTTGATTACTCCGAGAACAGAAATCTCTTTGACAAAAGGATAATATGTTCTCCCCAGGAGCACTTACTGCCATGTCCCTCCACAAAGCCTCCAAACGAGTAATCTCTCCAAACAAACGAATGAAGATTACAGCTATAATAAAGAACCTTACCTGTATCCATAACATCCAAGAGATTTGAGCACTGTGACTCTGTGTGGACTGTAGAGGAGTTATAGAATTAGCGGCTTTGCCTCCTTTTTCGCCAGAACAGCACCCGCTGTATCTCCTCTGAAGCACATTCTACGACAGAAGAATGCAGATATAGAAGACCCAGCAGAATGGATGCACTATGTGACCCCTTTTAATACTGCACTTACTTATCAAAGGAAAGGACAGTTGATGACGCTATCCACataaaagaagaacacaatcaatgagtGACAGTCTTGGTGATGGAATGAAATATTTCTGCAAGCAAGAAGCATGAAGTTCTTAATAGGAACAAAGTTAGGTGATAGGTAGGTTTGGCAAGCTAACCCAAAAGAACCTAATGACAATGCCATCCTTATCGCTGAAAACTATATAGCGTAGATTAATGGAAAATTGGGATTGGTAAGCATGCCCCTCCAAAGTTTGCTGTTATGAAGTATGCCATTGGATGTTGCAGTGGAATGTCATACTCAGGTACAGCAATTCAAAAGTGATAGCTTTGCTGTTGCATGGTTCCAAATTTCCCTAGATTAATAGAGGATAGCAGTCGATACCATCAGCAGCCAAAAAGTCATAACGCCTGATTGCCACAACTCAGCATGAAGTAATGGATGtttaaaatatatataaaaaaagatgcAGATTATAATCGCAGGTGATAGCGACAGCAATCTTCTTTGAACAATTTAGACTGGGCTAAAACGTAAGCACTTGAAAAATGGCACCACAACTAACTTGTCATCATAATATAATACATCTAGGCAGGTTTGAACTAATGTCTTCAGAATTCTATAGGACAAAATTCACTGAAGTCAACACAAGTTCAACTGCACAAGCTACTTCTCACAAATTTAAGCTTGTGAAACGAAGGGATAGAGATTATTCCATAGTCCCACAAATGAAACCGAGGGACGAACTCGTACCAAACCTTTACTAGCTACTGCTATAATCTGATAATATGCTCGGATGTAGACATGGAGTCGATGCAACAAAGTCAGGTTATAGCTATGAAAAAAGCATCACAAGCGACATAATGAATGTTGATCGTTGAACAACCATAGAATAAGGGTGGCGGCATGACAAAAGGGCAGATTCTTTTTGTAAGCATCTATCAAAATGCTGAAGTCATAACTTTGTACGCATCAACCAAATTGCTGAAGTCAATGGCGTGCACCAGTCTAAGACAAAACTAGTCAACTACCATGTACCAAATCCAAATGCATCGCGCGGCCATGATATTCTATGACTGTGCGGCGGAGACCGGAGGGAGGTACCGGAGGCTGCGGACGGAGGTGCTCCCGGGGCCCAAAGCCCGGCAGGGCGGCGCGGCGGAGCTCATCCGGCTCCGACTTGGGCTCTAGGTTTCTCGTCATTTGgagctaagagttgaaattggctcCACACGCGCGCGGAAGCGCGCGCCACGGGGTCGCCGTGACGTACGCCTGCTTTTCGCGGACGGACGGCGGAGACCGACCccggcttcgccgccgccgccgccgccgtgtaacCCCCCAGCACGGCGACGTCGGCGAGGCGGCGTCCCGGGCGGATCGGGACAGATTCTGCCCAGTCCGAAACTGGGCCTAATCAAGCCCAGCGATCTACACGGCCCATGTCTTCACACAGATAATTTTCTTAAGATGTAGAGCCCAACACAAATAACCATCCACTGCAGCACActttctctcaaaaaaaaaaataTCCACTGCAGCACAAACTTAATCTGAAAGAAAAGACTCAAAAAAAACTTTAAGTTCAAAGTTGCCTTCCGACACGTAAAAAAGAAACTTCTTTCGGACGTACTTCAAAAAGAAAATTTGTCTTTTGACGGCGTGGGCACTCACGGAAAGTCGAATTTACCTGGCCAAACCCACCAGAACAGGATCCGACCTGACCAAAACATAACTATAATTGAAGGATATTGGTAGCGTACACATATTGTCATTGGTGGGGACCAGTTATGTTATGGTGACGACGGTGCAGGAATAATGCG is drawn from Triticum dicoccoides isolate Atlit2015 ecotype Zavitan chromosome 6B, WEW_v2.0, whole genome shotgun sequence and contains these coding sequences:
- the LOC119324436 gene encoding uncharacterized protein LOC119324436, coding for MLTEDENACFMCVCTVRKEVRIVAPLLCMPCSLTVFVGYLHWCKKEKLLLGQQRPDNRRDRSTDEWLICCLSTNSISHFE
- the LOC119323026 gene encoding putative U-box domain-containing protein 42 — its product is MDTVMLIVPAADFSQEDSMASSKAIMERQTARRAPINMTQILESLFASVNLAKDITVRCRGRALQLTDDEMQSIAHDLESVIQNICDHLGRIPASALGNNAYTDVAMKSNSRRGYTDVAMSMNAVTDIPNRRSVYESDMPRLVDFLQGMYHESHEFGGQTFNSLPEVTEYVEPLYDGFFCPLTKEVMTDPVMTVGGVTYDRRAIEEHFARSADSLEPVCCPVTKAPLQSKAVMSNASLKSVIAEWGMRNEAMRIRVARTALSLSTSEAMVLEAIHELKSLAKLRGKNKELMHKIGVTKVLSRLLDNHNEQIRLDTLELLSLLVKDEEGREIIGKTKAIARTVKLLSSSTIDERHAAVSLLLELSESQLLLEKIGSTAGSILILTTMKINDSDDPVAAEKSGAVLKNLEKCPKNIKYMAESGYLEPLWSHLVEGPEEVQMEMISYLSELVLYQEVTIEITESTSGVLIKMVRSCNKVVHKAALDVLVQLSSHHPNSKVLVEAGAVLVMVEELFIRKIDDEPESYKAKAATALANIVESGIDPDTTVVNKEGHVLTSKYCIYNFVCMLKCFIPDDFNLSIIRLLLALTAFAKPLDVMVSVVRENHRGHAIVELMSSPMEALSIAATRLLITLSAHIGHTIAERLCKTQGQPGRLVKSISHARQITERHAASVTLLSRLPHRNISLNLALVQEGAVSVLLSGIEEMQSSAKRRSRYAVQYMEGLVGSLVRLTATLYNPTVLKEVMDHSLASVLTELLAGAAGSAEVQRLAAVGLENLSYQSIKLSQMPPEEDPRPKKKTMLKRLMTTRVQGNKTLQHQQPVCPVHRGVCSTVTSFCLLEAGAVEGLLGCLESDSPRVVEAALGALCTLVDDRVDVERSVSALAELDAPRRVLGALRQHRENVLWHKCFCMVDKFLAHGDDRCVREVTGDRVLPSALVSAFHKGDAGAKQAAEGILTRLHRMPDYSATYMSVEI